Below is a genomic region from Enterobacter hormaechei subsp. xiangfangensis.
ATTGTGCGCGTCACCGGTATTGAAAACGGGCAGCTCCAGCTCGAAGAGATTGAACGTCAGGGTCTGTTCCTGACGCGCATGGACGATCACGGCGAATGGTTTAGCTACCATCCGCTGTTTGGCAGCTTCCTGCGCCAGCGTTGCCAGTGGGAGCTGGCCGCAGAGCTGCCTGACATTCACCGCGCCGCCGCCGAAAGCTGGATGGCGCAAGGTTTCCCGAGCGAGGCTATCCACCATGCGCTGGCCGCCGGGGATGCCGGTATGCTGCGCGATATTCTGCTCAACCACGCGTGGGGACTGTTCAACCACAGCGAACTGACGCTGCTGGAAGAGTCGTTAAAAGCGCTGCCGTGGGAAAGCCTGCTGGAGAATCCGCGTCTGGTGCTGCTCCAGGCCTGGCTGATGCAGAGCCAGCATCGCTACAGCGAAGTGAACACCCTGCTGGCGCGCGCCGAGCAGGAGATGGAAAGCGAGATGGATACCACCCTGCACGGCGAATTTAACGCCCTGCGCGCACAGGTGGCGATTAACGACGGGGACCCGGATGAAGCTGAACGGCTGGCGATGGTCGCGCTGGATGAGCTGCCGCTGGCGAATTTTTACAGCCGTATTGTGGCCACCTCGGTACACGGCGAAGTGCTGCACTGTAAGGGCGATCTCACGCGTTCGCTTTCACTCATGCAGCAAACCGAACAGATGGCGCGCCGCCACGATGTCTGGCATTACGCCCTGTGGAGCCTGATCCAGCAAAGCGAGATTTTATTTGCTCAGGGGTTTCTGCAAGCAGCCTGGGAAAACCAGGAGAAAGCGTTCCAGCTGATCCGTGAACAACATCTGGAACAGCTGCCGATGCACGAGTTCCTGTTGCGTATTCGCGCTCAGCTGCTGTGGGCATGGTCGCGTCTGGATGAAGCAGAAAGCTGCGCCCGCCAGGGTCTGAATGTCCTTTCGAGCTTCCAGCCGCAGCAGCAGCTCCAGTGTCTGGCTCTGCTGGTGCAGTGCTCGCTGGCACGCGGCGACCTGGATAATGCCCGTAACCACCTTAACCGCCTGGAAAATCTGCTCGGCAACGGACAGTACCATAGCGACTGGGTCTCCAACGCCGATAAGGTCAGGGTGATTTACTGGCAGATGACCGGCGATAAAAAGTCCGCCGCCAACTGGCTGCGTCACACGCCTAAACCGGAATTTGCCAATAACCACTTCCTGCAAAGCCAGTGGCGCAATATTGCCCGCGTGCAGATCCTGCTGGGTGACTTTGAGCCTGCCGAGATCGTGCTGGAAGAGTTAAACGAAAACGCCCGCAGCCTGCGCCTGATGAGCGATTTAAACCGCAACCTGCTGCTGTTAAACCAGCTTTACTGGCAGGCAGGACGTAAAAACGATGCCCAGCGCGTACTGCTGGAAGCGTTGCAGCTGGCGAACCGCACCGGGTTTATCAGCCACTTTGTAATTGAGGGTGAAGTGATGGCCCAGCAGCTGCGCCAGCTGATTCAACTCAACACGCTGCCGGAACTCGATCAGCATCGCGCCCAGCGCATTCTGCGCGAGATTAACCAGCATCATCGCCACAAGTTTGCGCACTTCGATGAGAACTTTGTTGAACGTCTGCTGAACCATCCGGAAGTGCCGGAGCTTATCCGTACCAGCCCGCTCACCCAGCGTGAATGGCAGGTGCTGGGGCTGATCTATTCAGGCTACAGCAACGAGCAGATTGCCGGTGAGCTGGCGGTGGCGGCGACCACCATCAAAACGCACATTCGCAATCTGTATCAGAAGCTGGGCGTGGCGCACCGTCAGGATGCGGTGCAGCATGCGCAGCAGCTGTTGAAGATGATGGGGTACGGAGTGTAAATCCTCTGCGGTCTGATGCCCTCACCCCGGCCCTCTCCCACAGGGAGAGGGAGAATGGCTTCTCAACATAACTCTAACTGCAAATTATTATCTTTAATCACCTGCATCACGCCCGCCGGTGGCATCACATCAGTATAAACCGCATCCACCATGCTGATGCTGCCCATGTTCACCATCGCGTTACGACCAAACTTGGAATGATCCACCACCAGCATCACATGACGTGAGTTTTCAATGATCGCGCGCTTGGTGCGCACCTCGTGGTAATCAAACTCCAGCAGCGAGCCGTCGGTGTCGATGCCGCTGATCCCCAGAATGCCGAAATCGAGGCGAAACTGAGAGATAAAATCGAGCGTCGCTTCGCCGATAATGCCCCCGTCGCGGCTGCGCAGTTCGCCGCCCGCGAGGATGATGCGGAAATCGTCTTTCTGCATCAACGTGTTGGCCACGTTCAGGTTGTTGGTCACCACGCGGAGGTTCTCGTGGTTCAGCAGCGCATGGGCGACCGCTTCCGGCGTGGTGCCGATATCAATAAACAGCGTCGCGCCGTTCGGGATCTGGCTCGCCACTTTACGGGCGATACGCTCTTTCTCTGCCGTTTGCGTCGCCTTACGGTCATGCCATGAGGTGTTCACCGAGCTGGACGGCAGCGCGGCACCGCCGTGGTGACGCAGAATACGGTTCTGATCGGCCAGGTCGTTGAGGTCACGACGGATGGTTTGCGGGCTAACGGCAAACTGCTCCACCAGCTCTTCAGTACTGACGTATCCCTGTTTTTTTACCAGTTCGATAATGGCGTCATGACGTTGTGTTTGTTTCATGAAATATCCCTGGGAATTATGTTCGCTTTCGCGCATGGAGCGTATCGGCCAACGCCATCGCCAGCCCGACCGCCAGGCCGGTAACGTGCGCACCATTGGCGATAGACATACCAAACAGATCAAACCATCCGGCAATAAGCCATATTAACGCAAAGGTTATTAATCCACGTTGTAAATAGATGCCGCTATCCGGGTCGCGCTCGCCTCTGAGCCAGGCGTAACCCATCAGGGCGTACACCACGCCGGATAACCCGCCAAACCATGGACCGCTGAATTTATGCTGCACGTAGCCGCTTAACAGGGCGCTGATAAGGGTGATCACAATCAGCTTGCCGCTGCCGAGCCGCTTCTCCACCGCCCCGCCGAGATACCACCACCACAGCAGGTTAAAGAGGATATGCATCACCGAGAAGTGCATCAGCGCATGCGTGAAGTAGCGCCAGACGTCAAATTGCAGGGAGGGATCGTACGGCCATGCGAGGGCAATCATCACGCTCTGGTCACCCACCACGCTCATAATAATGAAGACGATGATGCAGGCTACCATTAAAAGCAGCGTAAACGGTCCTGCGCGCTCGCGGAGGGTGGCGAGAAACGGAAAACGTTGATAGTGCAGGCCACTGCCGGTCTGGCCGGATTGCCAGCTTGCCGCCAGATAACGCAGGTCGCCCGGGTTTTCCAGGAAACGCGCCAGCTCGGCGTTCACGCGCCCAGCCTGGCTTTCGTCTGCCAGCCAGACATCCGTCTGTGTATGCTGCTGAATAGTCAGGATAATGCCCTGCGTCGCCATATAGTCGACAAACGCCTGGGCGACGCGCGGGTTGCTAAAAGAGGTGATCATCAACATGGGCAGCGGTCGCTTATTTCCACACAAAAGGGGACAGTATAGCGGGATCAGCGCTCAAACGCGTATTCAACTTCTGCCGGGAAATGACGATGCCAGGCATCGAAGCCGCCATCGACGCTGTATACCGCCTCGTAACCCTGCTGGAGCAGATACTGCGCCGCGCCTTTACTGCTGTTGCCGTGATAGCACATCACCATCACCGGGGTATCGAAGTCGTTATCGCGCATAAACGCGCCCAGCGTATCGTTGGTGAGATGGAACGCGCCCGGCGTGTGGCCCATCGCAAAGCTCTGCGGATCGCGGATATCCACCAGCACCGCTTTTCCCTGGTGCATCTTCTGGTGGGCTTCTTCTACGTTAATACATTCAAACTGATCCATGGTGTTCTCATCTTATATTCAGGTGTGGTGCGGTTTTCCCCTCACCCTACCCTCTCCCGGAGGGAGAGGGTAGGGTGAGGGCTGGGGTGAGGGCATCAGACCGCACGATTTTACCCCGTAGTGTACGTCCTGGCGGCGGGTAAACGCCATTATGTTATCCATATCACTCTAAATTGTTTTTTTGATGTTACCAAAAGCGCGTTCCTTTGCTATTATGAGCGATATCGAACATTTTTGAGCTTTAACGAAAGTGCATGAGGGTGTTATGGAAACCAAAGATCTGATTGTGATAGGCGGTGGCATCAACGGTGCCGGTATTGCGGTTGATGCCGCAGGACGCGGTTTATCCGTGCTGATGCTGGAAGCTAACGATCTCGCCTGCGCGACGTCGTCCGCCAGCTCCAAGCTGATCCACGGTGGCCTGCGCTACCTGGAACACTACGAATTCCGCCTGGTCAGCGAAGCGCTGGCCGAACGCGAAGTGCTGCTGAAAATGGCCCCGCATCTGGCGATCCCGATGCGCTTCCGCCTGCCCCATCGCCCGCATCTGCGTCCGGCGTGGATGATCCGCATCGGTCTGTTTATGTACGATCATCTGGGTAAACGCACCAGCCTGCCGGGTTCAACCGGTTTGCGTTTTGGCTCAGAATCGGTCCTTAAGCCTGAAATCGTGCGCGGTTTCGAATATTCCGACTGCTGGGTGGACGATGCGCGTCTGGTACTGGCTAACGCGCAGATGGTCGAGAAGAAAGGCGGCGAGGTGAAAACCCGCACCCGCGCCACCGCCGCACGCCGCGAAAACGGCCTGTGGATTGTGGAAGCGGAAGACGTGGATACCGGCGAGAAGTTTAGCTGGAAAGCGCGCGGCCTGGTGAATGCCACCGGCCCGTGGGTGAAACAGTTCTTCGACGACGGCATGCACCTGCCTTCACCGTACGGCATCCGCCTGATTAAGGGCAGCCACATCGTGGTGCCGCGCGTGCATACCCAGAAACAGGCTTATATCCTGCAAAATGAAGACAAGCGCATTGTGTTTGTGATCCCGTGGATGGACGAGTTCTCCATCATCGGCACCACCGACGTGGAGTACAAAGGCGATCCGAAAAACGTTGAGATCGACGAGAGTGAAGTCAGCTACCTGTTGAAAGTGTACAACGCGCACTTTAAGAAACAGCTGGCGCGCGATGACGTGGTCTGGACCTACTCCGGCGTGCGTCCGCTGTGTGATGACGAGTCTGACTCACCGCAGGCCATCACCCGTGACTATACGCTTGATATTCACGACGTTGACGGTCAGGCGCCTCTGCTCTCCGTGTTTGGCGGTAAGCTCACCACCTACCGTAAACTGGCGGAGCACGCGCTGGAGAAACTGGCGCCGTATTACAAAGGCATCGGCCCGGCGTGGACGAAAGGCGCCGTGCTGCCTGGCGGCGATATCGGCGATAACCGCGACGATTACGCCGCGAAGCTGCGTCGCCGCTTCCCGTTCATTACCGAAGGCATGGCGCGCCACTACGCCCGCACCTACGGCAGCAACACCGAACTGTTCCTCGGCGACGCGAAAGAGATTGCCGATCTGGGCGAGCATTTTGGCCATGAGCTATACGAAGCCGAGCTGCGCTACCTGGTGGAACACGAGTGGGTGCGCCGTCTGGACGATGCCATCTGGCGTCGTACTAAAGAAGGGATGTGGCTGAATGCCGAGCAGCAGTCTCGCGTGGCGCAGTGGCTGGCGCAACATGCGGGAAAGCGTGAATTGTCGCTGGCGTCGTAATTGAAAAAAAGCCGGGTGTCGGCTCCGCCTTACCCGGCCTACTCGATCCCGTAGGCCCGGTAAGCGCAGCGCCACCGGGCTTTGTTTTTACAACCGCACCGGATCAATATGCCAGATATTCTCGGCATACTCTTTGATGGTCCTGTCTGACGAGAAGTAGCCCATGTTGGCGATGTTATGCATCGCGGTGCTGGTCCACTTCTCCTGCTGACGGTACAGTTCGTCCACCTTATCCTGACAATCCACGTAGCTGCGGTAATCCGCCAGCACCTGATAGTGATCGCCAAAGTTAATCAGCGAGTCCACCAGGTCACGATAGCGTCCAGGCTCCTCAGGGTTAAACACTCCGGTGGCGATTTGCGTCAGCACCTGGCGTAACTCTTCATCCTCTTCATAATACTCACGCGGCGAGTAGCCCTGCTTGCGCAGCGCCTCCACCTCTTCCGCCGTATTCCCGAAGATAAAGATATTCTCCGCGCCCACATGCTCCAGCATTTCGACATTTGCGCCGTCCAGCGTGCCGATAGTCAGCGCGCCGTTCAGGGCAAACTTCATGTTGCTGGTGCCGGATGCTTCCGTCCCCGCCGTGGAAATCTGCTCAGAGAGATCCGCCGCCGGAATGATCAGCTGCGCCAGGCTCACGCTGTAGTTCGGGATAAACACTACCTTCAGCTTATCGCCAATGTCCGGATCGTGGTTCACCACCTTCGCCACATCGTTGATGAGATGAATGATGTGCTTCGCCATGTAATACGCGGAGGCCGCCTTACCGGCAAAGATTTTCACACGCGGCACCCACTCCGCCGTCGGGTCAGCCTTAATGCGGTTGTAGTGGGTAATGACGTGCAGGACATTCATCAGCTGACGCTTGTACTCGTGGATACGTTTGATCTGCACGTCGAACAGCGCTTTCGGGTTCGCCACCACGTTCAGATGCATCGCCAGCCAGACCGCCAGACGCTTCTTGTTCAGCAGCTTGGCTTCCCGTACCGCTTTGTTCACCGTCGGGAAATCGATGTGCTGCTCAAGCTCGCTCAGCTGGCTCAAATCGGTGCGCCAGGTGCGGCCAATGTTCTCATCCAGAACGTCGGAGAGCGGCTGGTTCGCCAGCGCCAGCCAGCGGCGCGGGGTGACGCCGTTGGTCACGTTGCAGAAACGCGTCGGGAAGATCTTCGCGAAGTCCGCAAACAGCG
It encodes:
- the malT gene encoding HTH-type transcriptional regulator MalT is translated as MLIPSKLSRPVRLDHTVVRERLLAKLSGAHNFRLALVTSPAGYGKTTLISQWAAGKSDLGWYSLDEGDNQQERFASYLIAAIQQATNGHCVTSEVMVQKRQYASLSSLFSQLFIELAEWHRPLYVVIDDYHLITNPVIHESMRFFLRHQPENLTLVVLSRNLPQLGIANLRVRDQLLEIGSQQLAFTHQEAKQFFDCRLTSPIEASESSRLCDDVAGWATALQLIALSARQNNSPTHQSARRLAGINASHLSDYLVDEVLDSVDLSTRHFLLKSSLLRSMNDALIVRVTGIENGQLQLEEIERQGLFLTRMDDHGEWFSYHPLFGSFLRQRCQWELAAELPDIHRAAAESWMAQGFPSEAIHHALAAGDAGMLRDILLNHAWGLFNHSELTLLEESLKALPWESLLENPRLVLLQAWLMQSQHRYSEVNTLLARAEQEMESEMDTTLHGEFNALRAQVAINDGDPDEAERLAMVALDELPLANFYSRIVATSVHGEVLHCKGDLTRSLSLMQQTEQMARRHDVWHYALWSLIQQSEILFAQGFLQAAWENQEKAFQLIREQHLEQLPMHEFLLRIRAQLLWAWSRLDEAESCARQGLNVLSSFQPQQQLQCLALLVQCSLARGDLDNARNHLNRLENLLGNGQYHSDWVSNADKVRVIYWQMTGDKKSAANWLRHTPKPEFANNHFLQSQWRNIARVQILLGDFEPAEIVLEELNENARSLRLMSDLNRNLLLLNQLYWQAGRKNDAQRVLLEALQLANRTGFISHFVIEGEVMAQQLRQLIQLNTLPELDQHRAQRILREINQHHRHKFAHFDENFVERLLNHPEVPELIRTSPLTQREWQVLGLIYSGYSNEQIAGELAVAATTIKTHIRNLYQKLGVAHRQDAVQHAQQLLKMMGYGV
- a CDS encoding DeoR/GlpR family transcriptional regulator; this translates as MKQTQRHDAIIELVKKQGYVSTEELVEQFAVSPQTIRRDLNDLADQNRILRHHGGAALPSSSVNTSWHDRKATQTAEKERIARKVASQIPNGATLFIDIGTTPEAVAHALLNHENLRVVTNNLNVANTLMQKDDFRIILAGGELRSRDGGIIGEATLDFISQFRLDFGILGISGIDTDGSLLEFDYHEVRTKRAIIENSRHVMLVVDHSKFGRNAMVNMGSISMVDAVYTDVMPPAGVMQVIKDNNLQLELC
- the glpG gene encoding rhomboid family intramembrane serine protease GlpG, with the protein product MLMITSFSNPRVAQAFVDYMATQGIILTIQQHTQTDVWLADESQAGRVNAELARFLENPGDLRYLAASWQSGQTGSGLHYQRFPFLATLRERAGPFTLLLMVACIIVFIIMSVVGDQSVMIALAWPYDPSLQFDVWRYFTHALMHFSVMHILFNLLWWWYLGGAVEKRLGSGKLIVITLISALLSGYVQHKFSGPWFGGLSGVVYALMGYAWLRGERDPDSGIYLQRGLITFALIWLIAGWFDLFGMSIANGAHVTGLAVGLAMALADTLHARKRT
- the glpE gene encoding thiosulfate sulfurtransferase GlpE → MDQFECINVEEAHQKMHQGKAVLVDIRDPQSFAMGHTPGAFHLTNDTLGAFMRDNDFDTPVMVMCYHGNSSKGAAQYLLQQGYEAVYSVDGGFDAWHRHFPAEVEYAFER
- the glpD gene encoding glycerol-3-phosphate dehydrogenase produces the protein METKDLIVIGGGINGAGIAVDAAGRGLSVLMLEANDLACATSSASSKLIHGGLRYLEHYEFRLVSEALAEREVLLKMAPHLAIPMRFRLPHRPHLRPAWMIRIGLFMYDHLGKRTSLPGSTGLRFGSESVLKPEIVRGFEYSDCWVDDARLVLANAQMVEKKGGEVKTRTRATAARRENGLWIVEAEDVDTGEKFSWKARGLVNATGPWVKQFFDDGMHLPSPYGIRLIKGSHIVVPRVHTQKQAYILQNEDKRIVFVIPWMDEFSIIGTTDVEYKGDPKNVEIDESEVSYLLKVYNAHFKKQLARDDVVWTYSGVRPLCDDESDSPQAITRDYTLDIHDVDGQAPLLSVFGGKLTTYRKLAEHALEKLAPYYKGIGPAWTKGAVLPGGDIGDNRDDYAAKLRRRFPFITEGMARHYARTYGSNTELFLGDAKEIADLGEHFGHELYEAELRYLVEHEWVRRLDDAIWRRTKEGMWLNAEQQSRVAQWLAQHAGKRELSLAS